ggacgttaaacaggtcTCTCTGTAGTCACTAAAGATCCCACGGTACTTATTTTAAGAGTAGggttgttaaccccagtgtcctggctaaattcccaatctggccttcataccaccacctaatcatccccagcttccaattggctcattcatccctccGTAACTATTCCCCGGGTCATTGATGTAAATGAGAAGGTGGGTGTTCTCAGTCAATATACCTGGTAAAATCTGGGATAAATACACATATTCCCCAATGTCGGGAAGTATGTATAGTGTCTTCCCCCTCTCCGGCTACAGGACCATTGTGATGCTTATTGCCCAGCATGGGATTAATGGAGGCACACAATCAAGGAGTGGTACTCCCAACAAAGTCTACATGACAAAGGCACACTAACAACATGAAAACTGGATGTAATTTTGCACCTACAAATGACTAACCCCTGAGCATAAAAAGTTGTAGCCGTAAGAAGTTAGGGGCAATCAgcaattgctacatccatttttggtctAATAAATTAATGATATGCACCCATTTATTCTTGAAGAATAAAACTtgtctcatgagcttagttcaattgTCCTAAACCTTGAGAACCCAAAATAGAAACGTGTTTTACTCAcatgtttgtaaacaaacactatatagccccaAAACACGGTTAAAACTCTAATGTTGgtgtcatggatggtcagtccttgcatccatagccgtCTATAAATGTGAGATTGGTTACATTACTCCAACCCCATCCCTTAGCCTTTTCCTGAAATAGGGGTGGAGAATACGCTTTAATACTGTTTCTGCTGCTGATTGCCTgcattaaacaaatccaaatgtaGCCTACTGTCTAGATGTTGCCACTACATTATTTAATTGGGTTAAAAGctgcaatatgcaactttttgggcgaccaaaccaaattcacataggtatgcgagttatagatctgtcactctcattgaaagcaagtctaacaagcggtagatatgttctatgcttcccgttcttaaatTTCGTATTTgctcttttactttcggttttgtacaccagcttcaaacagctgaaaatacaatatttgtagttatggaaaatatatttctacactatacttgcttgttttgtgaCAAAGTGAAATTATGCTTACCATTATATTTTTTTGTAACCAGAAATTGGCGAAGCGATTTCTGCATGGTTAATAAGGGGAGTTTGGGTTACTAGGTTATTGTGGCATTCCCATCTattggaaaaaataaataaaaaatgttatcCTCCAGAACATTATTCGTTTCTCTCCAGATTGAAAAAACAAGGTGGCCTAAAGGATAGTTTATAGGCCTAGTATTTCAAAGAGAGAAATTTACATTTTCTGGTTAACCTAGATTGTGTGAGAGAGACTTGAAAGTGCCATTCACTGACTTTCCCATCGGGAAAACTAAGGCTGCAGCTAGTCTACAGGTTACGTTTGTACTATTTAGGATCCGCGCAAATCCAAAGAATAGACTACGCCTAAGACTCTCTACATGTAGCTCCATATTCAAAATAAAATATACAAATATAAAAACATAACTTACCTTACATGTAAAACTTACTAAGTGCGTTGAGGACGCGCAGACGTAACCTTATGTGCTAAAAGCACAAGTCAGGCTAGTCTGCCATCTCCCGAAAATTCACCGAAAATAGCCTATTTGTTTAGATTCCTTCAAAAGCAAGATTCCAGTTTCAGCCGACATTGCCCTTCGACTTTGATGCAATGTTACAATTTAACGAACGTTCATAATCCAAAGTAATACAAAGTTGCAGTCAGTAACTTGGCCAGCGTCCTAAAAGCTTCGGTGCTCCTCACTCGATATTCTTATGGAGTGGAGCTACGCTACGACAATTCCTAGGAGGAAGTAGCCTTGCAACTCACTGTAATTGGAGGACCATTACAACATCATTTCCTCTGCGCATATTCCCACACCAGCCACCTAGTTAGGCGGTCACCTATGATATTTgaatttgaaatgtatttattttcagtAATCTCATATCTGTATTGCAAAACATGCATGCAAGGAAAACATTATAGCCTATGTTCAACAAATTCTCATCCATGAGACTTACATTCAAGAAAAAAAATCCATGAATAGGATACTTTAGACAATACAAGGAGCCATTATATATAAAACCTTACACCTATCAAATCGTTTAAGATCAGAGAAGGGAGGAGATAAATATGTATTTTCATCTGCTGCATTGCAATCGCCTCATATGAACCATCCTGATCTCGCGAGTTTAGCGAAACAGAATGTGAGCTGACAAGGTCAGGATGGCTCGTACGAAGCTAAAATTTCAAGCCCATTCATTGAAGATTTGCCTAACATTTGAAGACTAGGAGTAATATAGGTCTAATTAGAAAGTTTTCAAATAAtaaagaatatcaaatatatatattttttattattgaaatgttatatctatatatatctatatatatctatatatatatatatatataaattttcaataataaaacaaatatatatatgtatgtataggaACAGTGACGTTAACtggacagaatgacagattttcaccttggggatttgatctttgAACCTTTCAGTTGCTAgtttcaacgctctaaccactaggctacctaccactcccaccacacacgcacacacacacacacacacacacacacacacacacacacacacacacacacacacacacacacacacacacacacacacacacacacacacacacacacacacacacacacacacacacacacacacacacacacacacacacacacacacacacacgtttatattttatgtttgagattattcaaagtagccaccctttgccttaaatgacagttttgcacactcttgacactTTCTCtgccagcttcacgaggtagtcacctgaaatgcattacagttaacaagtgtgccttgataaaagttaatttgttgaatttcattccttcttaatgtgtttgagccaattagttgtgttgtgacaagctagggatggtatacagaagacagccctatttggtaaaagaccaaatccatattatggcaagaacagctcaaataagcaaagagaaacggcagtccatcattattttaaaacatgaaggtcagtcaatctggaaaattcaagcgctatgatgaaactggttctcgtgaggactgccacaggaaaggaagacccccttgctgcagaggataagttcattagagttaactgcacttcagattgcagcccaaataaatgcttcacagagttcaagtaacagacacatctcaacatcgaattgctgcaaagaaacccctactaaagaacaccaataagaagaagagacttgcttgggccaagaaacatgagccatggacattagactggtggaaatctgtcctttggtctgatgagtccaaattttagatttttggttccaaccgccatgtctttgtgagacacagagtaggtgaacggatgatctccgcatgtgtggtccccaccatgaaacatggaggaggtgtgatgatgctttgctgctgacactgtcagtgatttatttagaattcaatgcacacgtaccacagcattctgcagcgatacaccatcccatctggtttgcgcttagtgagactatcatttgtttttcaacaggacaatgacccaacacacctccaggctgtgtaagggctatttgaccaagaaggagtgtgatggagtgctgcatcagatgacctgacctccacaatcacctgacctcaacccaatttagttgatttgggatgagttagaccacagagtgaaggaaaagcagccaacaagtgctcagcatatgtgggaaccccttcaagactgttggaaaaacattccaggttaagctggttgagagaatgccaagagtgtgtaaagctgtcatcaagggtggctactttgaagattctaaaaactaaaatgtatttaaacttttttggttactacatgattccataggtgttatttcatagttttgatgtcttcactattattttacaatgtaactTGCAAATAAAGTGTTGGGTGGATTATTCATAATTTCAATATCTTTATTTTCATTtaataaacaataaaacatttttatttttttattttttatctcagCTCTGATTGAAAGGAATTTCACATCATTTCTGTTTTTAAACCCATTCACCACAAGCGGTTCTTGAACACGACCCTAAAATGTCAATGTCCCAGCCCTGTTTCCATGGTAATAAAACTTTGGGCACAGTCTGTTGGGCACAGTCGGACGTTTGTCTTGTCACTCGTTGCAAGCTAGCTCTAAACCTATAGTCGGTTTTCTCCGCGCTCTTTGCCAGTGTCCAGATTTGCAACCGCTGTATAGCTGGAAATGTAAGTAATGTTTTGCAATGATTCCTGAGCATCACATCGCCTTGCTAGTTACCCACACTTACATCTATGTGCTTAAACGAACACCTATACTGTTCGCTTGCTTTGAACTAGCTAATGCTAGCTGGCAACGCCTTATTGCTAAGCTAACGGTAGCTAACTGACTAGCCATTTGGCCAGCAGTGTTGGCAAGGATGACAATGTGCTGCGTTCTTTTTCCATCAGAAAGACAACATTAGACATGGACACTGACACAGATCACCAACAAAACAACGATGGCAAGTAACTTAGAGGGTCTTCAAATGTGCAAAGTTGACCAGCATTTATTTTGACTAATTAACTGTTATACTAACGTTAGCTGTGAAGGCCCAGTACTATTTGGCTAGCTACATCTCAAATGCTAAACGAGCATCTCTAAAAATGTACCAGGTGAATGTGTTAGTTGAAGTGCCTAGCGAGCTTGAAGCGAGGCATAttattgtgtttgtgtttttAGACGTTAACAATGGTGATGATTGTTCAACAAAAGCTGCCCCGACCTCCCAGATTCCTGGGCTGTCTGAAGATGCTAACAATggtcctgaggagaggagtaAAGGGCGCCGTACGGGAGTTAATGAGTCCGATTCTGCTTATACTAAACTGGCTAAACAAGGAGGACAGAGGGGTAAAAATGATATTCTGTTTTAAAAGGGGCTCATTAACGATGATCTATCCTTTCATCTGTGTAAATAATGTCAGATAACgttatatctatctatctgtgtaaaTAGGAAAATGACACACCCATCCAGATAATTGGAAGGATTGCCACGCGAGACTACTAACGTTCGCTAGCGAGCTAACTAGCAAATAGCTAGTATACAAAATGGATAGCCAAGTTCTTCTCATCATTTACAGGTTTATTGTGGCATGAGGAGACCAACTTGGACACCAAACCTAACTCTGCATCATCTTACAAGCCTCCTAACTGGTTCTCTGGTTCTCCAAAAGCTAAAGAGCAAGCAAGGTAAAGGCAAATTAAAATGAGAGAAATGACTGTggaataaaaaaaaatgtctttGTGTTAGCTAGTAATTTTATGGCTACTTGGCTAGGCCAAGTTGGATTGTTTGCATTAAACATGCAAATTACATATTTGTTTGTGGATGTATGGCATGTACCCTATTGTAAAACAGGGGTGTGTTCAGTTTATTAAACGTTTTGCTACGTTGCGTGATGGTTTGTACCGAATAACACGTTTCCCTCACAGTGCACTTTCCTTCAACAGCCTTTGTATGTTTGCTCCCTTTTGGTGGTTGTGGCGAAGTGTGGTCAGATCAATATGGGTGTGGTCACCATTTGAAAACTCATGCAGCACACTGTAGTGTATACACGATCACCCTCTGGGCCACCATTATCATCACAACATTCTTCAACTGGTCATTCAGAACGGCACCGTCCCCGTTGTATCAAACATTGCACACCGTTGAGTCCTGCTGAACGCAGCCCTGTTATACCAGATAAGTCTACTAGTAAAATGGGTTATTTGTCCATTTTTCTTTCTTCCAGCCCAACTGAGAGTTTCCAAAACTACATGTCAACTAATGCTCCTTTTGGGAGTGATAATAAGTCAACTTGGGAAAGGGACTTTGATGACAAAGAGAAGGTGAAGGGAGAAATCCTTGCAATTTCCTAAAACCACTGTAACAATATTACACCCTCCCTATTGTGCCACTAAATTGAGTTTATAGTTATGTGTTTAAAGTACATTATGCAGACAGACCTGTTTAGATCTAGATTTACTGATCTATATCAGACATTGACTTTTTTTGTCAGCATTATATCACCTGCCTAGTATTATGAAAAGCCTAATGTTTTTGGTGCAGTAAAATAGTATTA
Above is a genomic segment from Oncorhynchus nerka isolate Pitt River linkage group LG1, Oner_Uvic_2.0, whole genome shotgun sequence containing:
- the LOC115141485 gene encoding uncharacterized protein C7orf57-like isoform X2; the protein is MDTDTDHQQNNDDVNNGDDCSTKAAPTSQIPGLSEDANNGPEERSKGRRTGVNESDSAYTKLAKQGGQRGLLWHEETNLDTKPNSASSYKPPNWFSGSPKAKEQASPTESFQNYMSTNAPFGSDNKSTWERDFDDKEKISPNSQMENLSLASGKNEEAAGNFKKTSQNSNPVNMGTLLSFGYLEDKKGAPNMHSSNSKE
- the LOC115141485 gene encoding uncharacterized protein C7orf57 homolog isoform X1 encodes the protein MDTDTDHQQNNDDVNNGDDCSTKAAPTSQIPGLSEDANNGPEERSKGRRTGVNESDSAYTKLAKQGGQRGLLWHEETNLDTKPNSASSYKPPNWFSGSPKAKEQASPTESFQNYMSTNAPFGSDNKSTWERDFDDKEKISPNSQMENLSLASGKNEEAAGNFKKTPAAPLPIDGAEEKSQNSNPVNMGTLLSFGYLEDKKGAPNMHSSNSKE